From the genome of Brienomyrus brachyistius isolate T26 chromosome 8, BBRACH_0.4, whole genome shotgun sequence, one region includes:
- the LOC125747635 gene encoding SUZ domain-containing protein 1-like, whose translation MEDEEVAESWEEAADSGEIERRLEAKLMISQKEKKSNSGSGRSPMRTAIVIQDDSLPAAPPPQIRILKRPSSNGSLGSGTTSTRPVPQVKSLAQREAEYAEARRRILGSATPDDEPQERPNADRPVRMSAPASLEDCRPNNHAIRQPTGPDGTQGFRQRR comes from the exons GAAATAGAGAGAAGACTGGAGGCAAAACTGATGATCAGCCAAAAAGAAAA GAAGTCGAACAGTGGCTCAGGCCGCTCGCCCATGAGGACAGCCATCGTGATCCAGGACGACTCGTTACCGGCTGCTCCCCCGCCGCAGATCCGCATCCTGAAGCGCCCCTCCAGTAACGGCTCCCTGGGCTCGGGGACGACCTCGACCCGGCCTGTGCCGCAGGTGAAGTCGCTGGCTCAGCGTGAAGCAGAGTACGCAGAGGCCAGGAGGCGCATTTTGGGCAGCGCTACCCCCGACGACGAGCCTCAGGAACGCCCCAACGCGGACAG GCCCGTACGAATGAGCGCCCCCGCATCCTTGGAGGACTGTCGGCCAAACAATCACGCAATCCGCCAGCCGACAGGCCCAGACGGCACACAAGGCTTTCGCCAACGCAGATAG